The following proteins are encoded in a genomic region of Fibrobacter sp.:
- a CDS encoding response regulator transcription factor: MTQNTCSTNILIIEDEIAIAEGLVDLCELNGYRVKHVVNGEDGLAEALTGQYGLVLLDLMLPGMDGFTVCDKIREQDKSLPIIILSAKNADEDIINGLKYGADDYIPKPFSVPMLLARIEAVLRRSRQSLENEGKLVAGNLKVNFREYTGFRGDEELAFTRKEIEILEYLWNNRDHAVPRAELLRKVWGYENAESVDTRTVDIHITKLRKKIEDDPAHPKLLVTFRGEGYQMRSAPECAR, encoded by the coding sequence ATGACACAAAATACTTGCAGCACTAACATCCTCATTATCGAAGACGAAATCGCCATTGCCGAAGGCCTGGTCGATCTTTGCGAATTGAACGGCTACCGCGTCAAGCACGTCGTCAACGGCGAAGACGGTCTCGCAGAAGCCTTGACCGGACAGTATGGTCTTGTCCTTCTGGACCTCATGCTCCCGGGCATGGACGGCTTTACCGTTTGCGACAAGATTCGCGAACAGGACAAGAGTCTTCCCATCATCATCCTTTCTGCAAAGAATGCCGATGAAGATATCATCAACGGCCTGAAGTACGGCGCAGACGACTACATCCCGAAGCCGTTCTCCGTTCCCATGCTTCTTGCACGTATCGAAGCAGTGCTCCGCCGCAGCCGCCAGTCCCTTGAAAACGAAGGCAAGCTGGTTGCTGGCAACCTGAAGGTGAACTTCCGTGAATACACCGGCTTCCGCGGTGACGAAGAACTGGCATTCACCCGTAAGGAAATCGAAATTCTCGAATACCTGTGGAACAACCGCGACCACGCCGTTCCTCGTGCCGAACTCCTCCGCAAGGTCTGGGGTTACGAAAACGCTGAATCCGTGGACACCCGTACTGTGGACATCCACATTACCAAGCTCCGTAAGAAGATTGAAGACGATCCCGCTCATCCGAAGCTTTTGGTGACCTTCCGTGGCGAAGGCTACCAGATGCGTTCTGCACCTGAATGCGCAAGATAA
- a CDS encoding ATP-binding protein → MRKIKFKEIKSYVIKHQTIIKERLVFVCIFLAIAIPMMIFMVRSYEQSQTLEEKKLEETISNAYANLNEIFGNDINRENNRPYKDYGILRSISVIGGNSHLVSEFVAFPDTSGPFCAYNPQLNYCQKGLVGHFQISHNGKLLTPFYPDSDTDVGRSFWEIISQDQPRERKATHDLIQNLLDQLNIKNKSATTKIPLLSDTTATIDDFTENYVKDSTKHVEIKIPSRIEQTSEEEAFTYWAENARIDNEVYPYADNGYEIDTTQVSVRAMEQTLQQQMLAGGTKIPVTVENMQVKATDVYLVFFRQIFIGKLAVIQGFVVDKVVYLNYMTQELHDIYARLPYAIELWEGGSPVINLGFKNSRYELQATKPMLAPYERFTFKMYTDSAVNTSGITLLLAGIVVLLVIAICMITIYRFIQSKVALATKRQDFVSAITHELKTPLTAIKMYAELLQSFGGLNEEKKQKYYNQIASEADRLSRLIQNVLNLSKLDGNRWNVQLRKERPKAVLDDFIATYSRNVEKQGFELTVSSDTDASNVSLLIDRDAIMQILMNLVDNSLKFSKNADYKMINIELAIKGTDMYLAVRDYGPGIPPSEMKKVFQEFYRVENEMTRQTSGTGIGLSMVKKLCTLCNMKIEIENANPGLRTKIHFPSLSI, encoded by the coding sequence ATGCGCAAGATAAAATTCAAAGAAATCAAATCTTACGTAATTAAGCACCAGACTATCATTAAAGAACGTCTGGTGTTTGTTTGCATTTTCCTTGCCATCGCAATCCCGATGATGATCTTCATGGTTCGAAGCTACGAGCAGTCCCAAACTCTCGAAGAGAAGAAACTTGAAGAGACCATCAGCAATGCCTACGCGAACCTCAACGAAATTTTCGGCAACGACATCAACCGAGAAAATAACCGACCCTACAAGGACTACGGTATTCTCCGTTCTATTTCCGTTATCGGCGGTAACAGCCATCTCGTTTCCGAATTCGTCGCATTCCCCGACACCAGTGGTCCGTTCTGCGCATACAACCCGCAGCTCAACTACTGCCAGAAAGGTCTGGTGGGACACTTCCAGATTTCCCATAACGGAAAGCTGCTGACCCCGTTCTATCCGGACTCCGACACCGACGTGGGTAGAAGCTTCTGGGAAATCATCTCCCAGGACCAGCCCCGCGAACGTAAGGCCACCCACGACTTGATCCAGAACTTGCTGGACCAGTTGAACATAAAGAACAAGTCCGCCACCACAAAGATCCCGCTTCTTTCCGACACCACGGCGACCATTGACGACTTCACAGAGAATTACGTCAAGGATTCCACAAAGCATGTGGAAATCAAGATTCCTTCTCGAATTGAACAGACCTCCGAAGAAGAAGCATTTACCTACTGGGCAGAAAACGCCCGCATCGATAACGAAGTCTATCCTTACGCAGACAACGGCTACGAAATCGACACTACCCAGGTCAGCGTACGCGCCATGGAACAGACACTGCAGCAGCAGATGCTGGCTGGCGGTACAAAGATTCCTGTGACTGTGGAAAACATGCAGGTGAAGGCTACGGACGTCTACCTGGTATTCTTCCGTCAGATTTTCATCGGTAAGCTGGCCGTGATCCAGGGCTTCGTCGTAGACAAGGTCGTGTACCTGAACTACATGACCCAGGAACTGCACGACATCTACGCACGACTCCCCTACGCCATCGAACTTTGGGAAGGCGGAAGCCCCGTTATCAATCTCGGCTTCAAGAACAGCCGCTACGAGTTGCAGGCTACCAAGCCCATGCTCGCTCCCTACGAACGTTTTACTTTCAAGATGTACACCGACAGCGCGGTCAACACTTCCGGTATCACCCTCCTTCTTGCCGGAATCGTCGTGCTTCTTGTGATTGCAATTTGCATGATTACCATCTACCGCTTCATCCAGAGCAAGGTGGCCCTCGCGACCAAGCGTCAGGACTTCGTCTCCGCAATCACCCACGAACTGAAAACTCCTCTCACCGCCATCAAGATGTATGCGGAACTGCTACAAAGTTTCGGCGGTCTCAACGAAGAGAAAAAACAGAAGTACTACAACCAGATTGCAAGCGAAGCCGACAGACTTTCCCGCTTGATCCAGAACGTATTGAACCTTTCCAAGCTGGATGGCAACCGTTGGAACGTGCAGCTCCGCAAGGAACGTCCGAAGGCAGTGCTTGACGACTTTATCGCCACCTACAGCAGGAATGTGGAAAAGCAGGGCTTTGAATTGACCGTCTCCTCCGACACCGACGCAAGCAACGTCAGCCTGCTCATCGACCGAGACGCCATTATGCAGATTCTTATGAACCTGGTGGATAACTCCCTGAAGTTCTCCAAGAATGCCGACTACAAGATGATCAACATCGAGCTGGCCATCAAGGGAACCGACATGTACCTGGCCGTGCGCGACTATGGCCCGGGTATTCCGCCTTCTGAAATGAAGAAGGTGTTCCAGGAATTCTACCGCGTGGAAAACGAAATGACCCGACAGACAAGCGGAACGGGTATCGGTCTTTCCATGGTGAAGAAACTTTGCACATTGTGTAATATGAAGATTGAAATTGAAAACGCAAATCCTGGGTTGAGGACTAAAATCCACTTCCCGTCGTTGTCAATTTAA
- a CDS encoding ABC-ATPase domain-containing protein, producing MKALYQKIRTLAGKNYGLYKSLADKPWDFGDFSLEFLHVQGDPFAPASRVMIKANLQMLGYPSEWGGTFERRLALSDFLLRRMSAVVKEKYPDKDAAVVFDVAGPEMLVRNSLWIDNGELRAVLQVRLPGEGRKIQAEAAAEILTMVLPDLVSASLYNEGSRCEGGVLPELTAHYNVLADRAEVLKELDARGLAAFVPDGAVLPRASGISEDSLPGAIPFEAPAEMAVTLKVNGREVRGMGIPKGVTVITGGAFHGKSTLLQALTRSVYPHVPGDGREGIVIDESALRVGVEDGRSVRGTDLSQFVRDLPGGVSTREFTTASASGSTSEAANLLEAMEAGSKTYLIDEDSSAVNFLIRDVRVRKLLGDDREPLIPLTDRIRDIAAQGRSFILVAGACGDYLELADNIIVMANYKAECAKFKGTVETTPANLPPFVAPACRNFAEYIKPIQNSIRPTSAVERQVKVKLSGDTLLQMGFLVADTSRLVTLADKQQRLGAGFMLLNLCQNVISNSSGDDSSAASIVDCIGKLCEKIRNVGFRNLPQGMSREMSLARPVDIACVLFRLRDQGRK from the coding sequence ATGAAGGCTCTTTATCAAAAAATCCGCACACTTGCAGGGAAAAACTACGGTTTGTACAAGTCCTTGGCTGATAAACCATGGGATTTTGGCGATTTTTCCCTGGAATTCCTTCATGTGCAGGGCGATCCGTTTGCTCCGGCTTCCAGGGTCATGATTAAGGCGAACCTCCAGATGCTGGGGTACCCTTCCGAATGGGGTGGAACCTTTGAACGTAGACTGGCTTTGAGTGACTTTTTGCTCCGCCGAATGAGCGCTGTGGTCAAGGAAAAGTATCCGGACAAGGATGCCGCTGTTGTTTTTGACGTGGCTGGACCTGAAATGCTGGTGCGAAATTCCCTCTGGATCGATAACGGGGAGTTGCGTGCGGTTCTTCAGGTACGGTTGCCGGGCGAAGGTCGAAAGATCCAGGCCGAGGCTGCCGCCGAAATTTTGACCATGGTCCTTCCGGACCTGGTTTCTGCTAGCTTATATAATGAAGGCTCCCGCTGTGAAGGCGGTGTTTTGCCGGAATTGACTGCCCATTATAATGTACTGGCTGACCGTGCAGAGGTTTTGAAGGAGTTGGATGCTCGTGGCCTTGCTGCCTTTGTGCCTGATGGTGCCGTGCTTCCCCGTGCTTCGGGTATAAGCGAGGATTCGCTCCCGGGTGCAATTCCTTTTGAGGCTCCCGCCGAAATGGCCGTGACTTTGAAGGTGAACGGGCGCGAAGTCCGCGGTATGGGAATCCCCAAGGGCGTTACCGTTATTACGGGTGGTGCCTTCCACGGAAAGTCCACTTTGCTCCAAGCTTTGACTCGCTCCGTCTACCCCCATGTCCCTGGGGATGGCCGCGAGGGAATCGTCATCGATGAATCGGCCCTTCGCGTAGGTGTTGAAGACGGTCGCAGTGTCCGCGGTACGGACCTGTCCCAGTTTGTGCGAGATCTTCCGGGCGGTGTAAGCACCCGCGAGTTTACCACCGCAAGCGCCTCCGGTTCCACAAGCGAGGCCGCCAACCTACTTGAGGCCATGGAGGCGGGTTCCAAAACCTACCTCATTGACGAAGATTCCTCCGCAGTGAATTTCTTGATTCGCGATGTCCGAGTACGCAAACTGTTGGGTGATGACCGCGAACCGCTTATCCCGCTGACCGACCGCATTCGCGATATTGCAGCTCAGGGTCGTAGCTTTATTCTTGTGGCTGGCGCCTGTGGCGACTACTTGGAACTTGCGGACAACATTATCGTCATGGCAAACTACAAGGCTGAATGTGCAAAGTTCAAGGGAACTGTTGAAACGACTCCGGCAAACTTGCCGCCCTTCGTCGCTCCCGCTTGTCGCAATTTTGCAGAATACATCAAGCCCATCCAGAACAGCATTCGCCCCACCTCCGCCGTGGAACGCCAAGTCAAGGTGAAACTTTCTGGCGACACTTTGTTGCAAATGGGCTTCCTGGTGGCAGACACCAGCCGTCTGGTCACCCTCGCCGACAAGCAACAGCGCCTGGGTGCGGGCTTCATGCTGTTGAACCTCTGCCAGAATGTTATCAGTAACAGTTCCGGCGACGATTCTTCCGCAGCCTCCATCGTAGATTGCATCGGAAAGCTCTGCGAAAAAATCAGGAACGTGGGCTTCCGCAATCTGCCTCAAGGCATGAGCCGCGAGATGAGTCTTGCCCGCCCCGTGGACATCGCCTGTGTGCTGTTCCGCCTCCGCGACCAAGGACGAAAATAA
- a CDS encoding PEGA domain-containing protein: MKKLSIIALMVAFMFTAAVADDDPPPRNKPATVTIITNPPNSDVYLGGEMLGKSPIENMNVKSGRQTLVVIDQGYELVNQRVNVWPGNDKRNTFDFGTKIPKGHVKVTTNPGKCIIFIDGDQADKTDGAPLTVHNLDAGDHMVRAECSNRKSAEALVTVKGEETVEVTLDATGKKKKK, encoded by the coding sequence ATGAAGAAACTTTCCATTATTGCCCTTATGGTTGCATTTATGTTCACCGCAGCCGTAGCTGACGATGATCCGCCTCCTCGCAACAAGCCGGCAACCGTTACCATCATCACCAACCCGCCTAACAGCGACGTGTACCTCGGTGGTGAAATGCTCGGTAAGAGCCCCATTGAAAACATGAACGTCAAGTCCGGCCGTCAGACCCTCGTGGTGATCGACCAGGGCTACGAACTGGTTAACCAGCGCGTCAACGTTTGGCCGGGCAACGACAAGCGTAACACTTTCGACTTCGGTACCAAGATTCCTAAGGGCCACGTCAAGGTGACCACCAATCCTGGCAAGTGCATCATCTTCATCGATGGCGACCAGGCTGACAAGACCGATGGCGCTCCGCTCACCGTTCACAACCTCGACGCTGGCGACCACATGGTTCGTGCAGAATGCTCCAACCGCAAGTCTGCTGAAGCTCTCGTGACCGTCAAGGGTGAAGAAACCGTTGAAGTCACTCTCGACGCAACCGGCAAGAAGAAGAAAAAATAA